The sequence below is a genomic window from Coffea arabica cultivar ET-39 chromosome 4c, Coffea Arabica ET-39 HiFi, whole genome shotgun sequence.
AAGAGTTGTTGAATTAAACTCATTGAAAGTGTCGACCATGTCACTAATCTTGCTTGGTAGCTCGGAGCAACACGTACATTCTCTCTAACAAGCAACCTTGGGAAAATGCCACAAGAGCTAACAAGAAGGACCCCCGTACATGCATGCAGCTGCCTTCTGCCAAGGCCGCCTATGATCTTATTTGCCTGAATATTTTTCTCGTTTGAATATATTATATTGCAATCACCCTgctctaatcgaccagaccaaaaaaaaaaaaaaaatcaccctGCTCTAGCATTCCTTCAGCCATTCCATTTAACAAGTACCCCACTTGTTACATTGAGCCATTACCTTCATTACACTGAAGAAGATGGGCTTATTTTCGCCTATAACTATATGTACAACCTTCACTTTTTACGTAAAACTTGCCCAAAATTTGACGATGCTCTGATTAAGCACCCTCTTAAATCAGCAAAGTTCCGATCACATGAATAATGCCAGACGGCCAAAATGCCAGACAACCACCCGAAGAAGCAAACAACTTAAAAGAACAATGTCACCATGTTTAAAATGAAATTGTCTTTAAATCTGTTCGGTGGTTCCTCTTGCAGAAAGATACAGAGAATAAAACTGAAATATGTGGTAGGATTCAAAAACGAAGCAAATTATCAGAATAGATGTCCACGAGCTGCAGGCAGCAGGTACTTGATGTATTGCACCCTTTTGATACAGCATCATGTTGCTTCATTGAGTAAAAATCCATAGCTAGAAACCTCTCAGGCTTTTCGGAATTCTCCCACTTAATCTTTTACCCCTAGCATGCGAGCCAAGCGTAAAACTGTTTCCATGTCCGCATGTGACGTGTCACTCACACACAACCGGAACATAAGTAGACTTTTGAAGATACCAAAAAAGAAACAGATTAATAACAGATTACCTGCATGGAGTGATTTAGAAGTCAATGCATAATATTTCATCATTTAAGAACATAAGCAAAAACATAAAACTTCTCCTCAGAATCTTCCATTTCAGCTATTAAAGAAGATGccatcttttctacattttaggaagctagtaTGTCCAAATGCACATACACTGTTTGTGAAATCCGCAGACCTTTCTTTAGTTGAAAATTGATCAGAGAAATATCAGACGCAGCTCCAATTTCAAGGTCTAAATTTTGCAGTTGTCAAAACCAATAGTATGAAATGCAGATCTTCTTAAATGTCACGAAAATATTACACCTTTCCCTAACGTATTTGTTTAATTGAGTTCTTAGTAACTAGTGAATATAAACTTCTATTCCATCAAACCACTTACATAGCACAATATACTGAATTGAAGAGCAACTGAATTTGAAAATATATGTTTACCATTGCCTTATCTTGATTGGTCTAGTAAATGAACGTCCTGCTTGGGATGTAAGAATCTCGAAGTTGTCTTCCATGCAAGGGACTGAAAATACAATCTCCCAGATGTGGTAAGCAAAACTGCAAAACAGGAACATTCAGCTCCAAAGTTTCATGATCACACTTTCAGCTTTATAAAGGAGAACCATGACCTTGAAATTGCAGTTTAAAACCTCCAATTCCCCAAGAGACCATTCATGCATTTGGATCCACCTACCCATGTTCTCTGCGCCAAGCATCTTTCACCACAGATCTTTCAATCTACTGTCCACTCACAAATACCAAAGTAAGTTTATCAACGCATTGAACACGAATTAAAGAATAACACTTGGCAAAGAAGATTGCAGCATCTTTCAACAGATGAACAAGCATAATCCCCTGACGCAGTCACTTGAGCTGCAAAATAGACATTTTCTTGTCATGAAACAAGAAGTGCAGTCAACCATCTTCAGGTCCAACACTTATCAGCTTGGTCCCAAGTTCTACCCTGGGCTTAGCAGATAACCCTTTAGCCATCATTTCCTCATCATACTTGCGTGCCATATCAACCATACCCTTTTGCACCAAAATATCAATCAAAGCATTGTAAGCAAATTCATTTGGACTCACTCCATGCTCTTCCATCTTCTTCCAGACAAGCAAAACAGGTCGTAGAAAACCCCACCTCCCAAACTTCCTCATAAGCATGACATATGTTTCCATTGTTGGCTGAACTCCAGTTTCAATCATCCTATCAAACAACTTTAAAATCTCTCCAGGCTTTTGAAGACATCCAAAAAAGCAATTATACGTTCTTACATTTGGCTCACAACCCTTGTTTAACATCTCATTGAAAAATTTATGCGCATCCTTGTACCTCCCATTTTCACACAAAAGCTTCAAAATTGTGTTATAAGTCACTATATTTGGTAGAAAGCCTAATTCAATCATCTCTCGGTAAAGCTTAAGTGCTACATCTACCCCTTCTGAAATCCCAATAGCCCGAACAAGTGTGTTATACGCCACTACATCCAACTTAACCCCCTTCGTTTTCATCTCCTTGAACAATTTCACTGCCCTCCAAGGCTTCCCACTCTTGCATTGTATATCCATATATATAGAATAAGAATGCAAGTCTTTTGGAATACCCCTTTTATCCATTTCTTCCCAAAACTCCCTACATTTCCTCCACCACCCAATCTTAAACCACCCGCGAAGAATAATGTTGTATATTTTCGTATCCAATTTGTAGTTTAGCACTTCAGCGCAATCTCCATTCTTTCCAAAGCACAATTCTTCAGCTTCTATCACATGCTTATAT
It includes:
- the LOC113738677 gene encoding pentatricopeptide repeat-containing protein At1g80550, mitochondrial-like, whose amino-acid sequence is MFSSISSRFYSYNFPHFLLSQLQIFLTFHTFASKNPLSVAKFQNSTSYFNEKPPKTPSNSNLSSSKTILKPSPDSAHEFLDFNPTTVLETLSSYNNDCKRAFDFFNWVEIQCGFQHTTETYNRVIDILGKFFEFDIAWDLVEKMRKSSAFSKPDRTTFRILFKRYVSAHLVKEAIDTFTRMEEFNLKDEGSFSNLIDALCEYKHVIEAEELCFGKNGDCAEVLNYKLDTKIYNIILRGWFKIGWWRKCREFWEEMDKRGIPKDLHSYSIYMDIQCKSGKPWRAVKLFKEMKTKGVKLDVVAYNTLVRAIGISEGVDVALKLYREMIELGFLPNIVTYNTILKLLCENGRYKDAHKFFNEMLNKGCEPNVRTYNCFFGCLQKPGEILKLFDRMIETGVQPTMETYVMLMRKFGRWGFLRPVLLVWKKMEEHGVSPNEFAYNALIDILVQKGMVDMARKYDEEMMAKGLSAKPRVELGTKLISVGPEDG